In Amaranthus tricolor cultivar Red isolate AtriRed21 chromosome 3, ASM2621246v1, whole genome shotgun sequence, a single window of DNA contains:
- the LOC130808639 gene encoding WEB family protein At5g55860-like, with product MVHSAERPNSTSSPKIGVGEIDTRAPFQSVKDAVNLFGEVAFSSGEKHAIRKTKPHSAERVLAKETELHLAQKELNKLKEQLRNAENTKAEALIELEKAKSTVENLTNKLKILNESKEASIKVTEAAKQHAKQLEDANSGKHAVNNGFDEKEFGDAKEQYTTVISELDAAKQELAKVRQAYDSSLEAKVTATKQAVEADYAAKANKERASKLETEISSLKETIEQVRQASVVAQQDQANIYSEKDVDRQSYKTKLEESAKKLENMKKVFDPDVAKDIEAKLAEVISEIEALRKEVENVKASDVDSVRTVTLELDSAKKSLQKVLEEGSYLQCLVDSLKNELENLRKEHAELKEKDAETESIAGNMHVKLRKCKSELEAFMEEEAKASGASDEMIATLNQLTAEAENSRREAEEMKIKAEELRKEAAATRILLEEAEQKLNLALQEAEEAKAAEARALDQIQALSEQTDAARSSTSDSGAKITISRDEFRSLSRKAEESEKLADMKVEAAMAQVEAVKASENEALKRLEAARKEIDDIKAATEDALKKAQMADAAKKAVESELRRWREREQKKAAEAASRILAETQAVQAQVHSPMQTHTHLVSTKSGPVDYKFQVQYESDKANGSKLDKPKTSVSKKVLLPNLSGIFHKKKSQAEDGSPSYLPGEN from the exons ATGGTGCACTCTGCAGAACGGCCGAATAGTACAAGTTCTCCTAAGATTGGAGTAGGAGAGATAGACACCAGGGCTCCATTTCAGTCTGTGAAGGATGCTGTCAACTTGTTCGGTGAGGTTGCCTTTTCTTCTGGAGAAAAACATGCTATTAGGAAGACCAAACCACATTCTGCCGAG AGAGTTCTGGCTAAGGAGACTGAACTTCACCTGGCACAAAAGGAGCTGAACAAGTTAAAAGAGCAACTTAGAAATGCTGAAAATACCAAAGCTGAAGCACTTATAGAACTTGAGAAAGCAAAGAGTACTGTAGAAAATCTAACTAACAAGCTCAAAATCTTAAATGAATCCAAAGAAGCTTCTATTAAAGTGACAGAAGCTGCAAAACAACATGCAAAGCAGCTCGAAGATGCAAATAGCGGCAAACATGCTGTGAACAATGGTTTTGATGAAAAAGAATTTGGAGATGCAAAAGAACAGTACACAACTGTAATCTCAGAACTTGATGCTGCCAAGCAAGAGCTGGCAAAAGTTCGTCAGGCTTACGATTCATCTTTGGAAGCAAAAGTTACTGCCACCAAGCAAGCAGTAGAAGCCGATTATGCTGCCAAAGCGAACAAAGAACGGGCTTCCAAACTTGAAACGGAAATTTCTTCTCTGAAGGAAACAATTGAGCAAGTGAGACAGGCTTCAGTTGTTGCACAACAGGACCAGGCAAATATATATTCTGAAAAGGATGTTGATAGACAATCTTACAAAACTAAATTGGAGGAGTCTGCAAAGAAGCTGGAAAATATGAAGAAAGTGTTTGATCCTGATGTTGCCAAAGACATTGAGGCTAAACTGGCAGAAGTAATTAGTGAAATTGAGGCTTTGAGAAAGGAAGTGGAGAATGTTAAGGCATCAGATGTTGACTCTGTGAGAACTGTCACTTTGGAGTTGGACAGTGCAAAGAAATCACTTCAAAAAGTGTTGGAAGAGGGAAGCTATCTCCAGTGCTTGGTGGATTCTTTGAAGAACGAACTAGAGAATTTGAGGAAGGAACATGCAGAATTGAAAGAGAAAGACGCGGAAACCGAATCTATAGCTGGAAATATGCATGTTAAGCTCCGGAAATGTAAGTCTGAGCTTGAGGCTTTCATGGAAGAAGAAGCTAAAGCTAGTGGAGCGTCAGATGAAATGATTGCAACATTGAATCAACTAACAGCTGAAGCAGAAAATTCTAGACGTGAAGCcgaagaaatgaaaatcaagGCTGAAGAGCTTAGAAAGGAAGCTGCTGCCACTCGAATATTACTAGAAGAAGCTGAGCAGAAGTTAAATTTAGCACTTCAAGAAGCTGAGGAAGCAAAAGCTGCTGAGGCAAGGGCACTAGATCAGATTCAGGCCTTGTCTGAACAAACAGATGCTGCACGGTCCTCTACCTCAGATTCGGGTGCAAAAATCACAATCTCACGGGATGAGTTCCGGTCTTTAAGTAGGAAAGCAGAAGAATCCGAGAAACTTGCGGATATGAAGGTAGAAGCTGCGATGGCACAAGTGGAAGCGGTGAAGGCAAGTGAAAATGAGGCACTTAAGAGGTTGGAGGCTGCTAGGAAGGAGATAGATGATATTAAGGCTGCCACAGAAGATGCCTTGAAAAAGGCACAAATGGCTGATGCTGCCAAAAAGGCTGTCGAGAGTGAGCTTCGAAGATGGAGGGAACGAGAGCAAAAGAAAGCAGCTGAGGCTGCCTCCCGCATTTTGGCAGAGACACAAGCGGTACAAGCTCAGGTTCACTCACCTATGCAGACACACACACATTTGGTGTCAACTAAGTCAGGACCAGTTGATTACAAGTTTCAAGTACAATATGAATCTGATAAGGCCAACGGAAGTAAGTTGGATAAGCCGAAAACTTCAGTTTCAAAGAAAGTGCTATTGCCTAATCTTAGTGGCATATTTCACAAGAAGAAAAGTCAAGCAGAAGATGGATCACCTTCTTATCTTCCTGGTGAGAACTGA